The following coding sequences lie in one Phyllopteryx taeniolatus isolate TA_2022b chromosome 4, UOR_Ptae_1.2, whole genome shotgun sequence genomic window:
- the LOC133476673 gene encoding monocyte to macrophage differentiation factor 2-like yields MTLGRFMNKRVPSNKRYQPTDYEHAANCATHALWIIPSLLGSSLLHCQSEDQWERVSAWVYGAGLSSLFTVSTLFHTVAWKKSHLRDVEHCFHMCDRMVIYFFIAASYAPWLNLRELGPWASHMRWLVWVMALSGTAYVFFFHERYKMVELICYTVMGLFPALVILSMPEQAGLCELLLGGTFYCLGMVFFKSDGIVPFAHAIWHLFVATGAAVHYFAIWKYLYAMPANPVQTSR; encoded by the exons ATGACTCTTGGACG GTTTATGAACAAGCGTGTTCCTTCTAACAAGAGATACCAGCCCACAGACTACGAGCACGCAGCCAATTGCGCCACACATGCG TTATGGATCATCCCGAGCCTGCTGGGCAGCTCGCTGCTGCACTGCCAGTCGGAGGACCAATGGGAGCGAGTGTCGGCCTGGGTGTACGGCGCCGGGCTAAGCTCGCTCTTCACAGTCTCCACACTCTTCCACACCGTGGCCTGGAAGAAGAGCCACCTACg GGATGTGGAGCACTGTTTCCACATGTGTGACCGGATGGTGATCTACTTCTTCATCGCCGCCTCTTACGCACCTTG GCTGAACCTGAGGGAACTCGGACCCTGGGCGAGCCACATGCGCTGGCTGGTGTGGGTCATGGCGCTGTCGGGGACCGCCTACGTCTTCTTCTTCCACGAGAG GTACAAGATGGTGGAGCTGATCTGCTACACTGTGATGGGCCTCTTCCCCGCCTTGGTCATCCTCTCCATG CCGGAACAGGCGGGCTTGTGCGAGCTGCTGCTGGGTGGCACCTTCTACTGTCTGGGCATGGTGTTCTTCAAGAGTGACGGCATCGTGCCTTTCGCCCACGCCATCTGGCATCTCTTTGTGGCCACCGGTGCCGCGGTGCACTACTTCGCCATCTGGAAGTACCTCTACGCGATGCCCGCCAACCCGGTCCAAACCTCCAGATGA